AAATCCATTGGGTGTCTTCAAGCACGGTGAAGCCGCACCTCAAAATCAAAGACACCCCCAGGTACAACTCTGCATAGGGGGGCTTCGCTAACTGACGAGCCCCAACCTCAGGTTTGGGTACTTTTTAATACGTCTATTTCCGGGGACTAGACAGCCGCTCTTCTTGTTCGGCCAATTCAGCCGCCAGTCGCAAGGCCTCGGGGAAAGAGTGCGACATCTTCAAAGCAGATGACTCGACAGGCTTGAGAATGGTCAGCTCAGCCTTCCCCGTGAGGATATCGTCAATCACCATGCTGCAAAACAGCTCAAACTTTGTGTCTAGCCACTGAGCAAAAAAGACTGCCAACTTTGGGTGTCCCCAGGTTCCTACAGTCGGCAGGTTGCCATTGCCTCGCTTGGCTTTAATAGGTTGGATTCCGGGGAATAGGTCTTGTAATACTTCAATGTAAGCAGCGGTGCTGGCATTCTCGAAGAAGTGGTCCAAGCGCTTGCCGTAGGCCTTTGCGGCCTTGGTCATGTTGAAGTAGCCGTCATCACGGAAGTGGTACCGATGGCCTTCGTAGGTATGGGTGATGAGATTGTTCATGTGTGTGCTCCTTGTTGTGGTTTATCCGTAAGTGCAACCTAATTGGCACCAACATGAACTCCCACGGACGCAACACGATGATTTTTCCCCTAAACCCAATTCATGCACATGGAATCAAAATGAGTGCAGCATTTATACCGCAATGACCTCGTCTGTCTTAGTGACGGTCAATTCAGGCCAAAAATACTTTCAAGTGACTTCGTAACCATATAATGTGGCAGCATATTTGAAATCAATAGCCACAATAGGGATTAGGATACGAAATGACGCGCATCAAATTGGCCACCCTTGCTGTAGTCCTAGCATTACCCGGTTGCGCTACGATGGGTCCACCGAAGTTCTTGGTCAATGTTGACTCGCTAGCCTCACCGAGTGCGGCTATGAAAAAATCGTATATTTTGCTTCCAGGTAACAAAGGGGTCACAAAGGACGACCTCCAGTTCCAAGAGTACGCTCACTATGTCACTCGTGGCCTTGCCGCACACGGATTTACACCTGCCGAAACCGTAGCAAATGCCAACGTAGCTATCGTTCTCTCATATGGCATTGGCGACCCACAGTCCCATCAGTATTCATACTCACTTCCAGTTTATGGACAAACTGGCATTGCCTCATCCAACACCTATGGGACGCTTTCGTCTTACGGCAACTCTTCATCGTACTCGGGCACAACAACCTACACTCCCTCGTATGGTGTAACTGGGTACACCTCTGAAACTGGTTCTTACACCACCTACTACAGGTACGCCCAAATTACGGCATATGACTTCCAGAGGTACCTCAGGACCAAAGAACAGCGGGAATTATGGAAAACAACTGTATCGAGCACCGGGAGCAGCGGTGATTTGCGACTGGTATTCCCTATCCTCATAGCTGCCGCCGCACCTTACATCGCAACAGATACGGGCCGGAAAATTCAAGTCGTGTTAGAGGAGTCGGACCCTAGCGTTGCAGCAATCGAACTCTCATCGACCGCCCAAAAGTGACTCCCTACACCACACTAGATGTATTTCTATCAGTGACTGAAGGTGTGGGCCATTTCGAATGACAGCCCTCCCCGCGAACCGAAGTCATGACCTTAACTGAGGGAAACCCCATACAAGGCTAGAACCCAACGTTGAGGGAAGCCTCAGAGCTCTGACGTTCTTCCCAAACACCTTAGCGACCTTGGTCATGTTGAAGTTGCCGTCCTCACGAAAGGTGAAGATGTTGCGGGAGGGGGCACGGGGGTATGTTGCCGATTTCCTTAGTAATCCTGCCCCTTCAGAAATTAGTGGTGAAATTGGTTACCGTCACCTGTCCCAACATAAGTGGAGGGTCAAGCCCCGCCTTCCTTAAGGCTCGTGCTAGTAGCTTGGCTATCAGATTCGGTTATGATTCACCTTGAAGCTTTCCGACTAGCGAGCCGAAGGACATGAACGAGTTAGCCATCACCGTTGGCATCATCTTATTCCCAGGTCTGATTGCTGCGGTGATAGCAGACAAAATCTCCCCTCACACTAAGAGTTGGGGAACATTCAAGTACAGCATCTACTCGTTCATCTTCGGGGTCTCATGCTACGTACTTCTACAAGGCGTGCTATATGGGTTCTGGATACCAGCACACTACCTATGCCCAGATAGACTAACGCTTTCATCTGTCACACTTGATGTCTGGTCCTTAGTAAGTACCCAAACTTTTTCCATCCGTATCTCGGATGTGTTCTGGGCTACAAGCCTATCCCCGGCGGTCGCAGCCATCACTGCGTATATCTACAACAAAAAAATCATCAACAAACTCGCATCCAAGCTAGGAATCTCAAGCAAGTATGGTGATGAGAATCTTTTCTCGTTCTACCTCAACTCCCCAGACATTGACTGGGTGTATGTTCGAGACATCCCCAACGAACTAACGTACCAAGGGCGTGTACTCTCATACTCGGAAGCTGATGATATACAAGAGCTTGTGCTCCGTGATGTAACTGTGTTTGACTATGCTACGTCCGATGAACTCTACTCGCTGCCGAAGATATACCTTTCAAAGCCGAAGGGCTCGTTCATTATCGAAGCGGTACCCCCCAACACACTGATAGAGGTGCAAGATGGAGAAGAAACCAACACTAGCCAATGATGGATCTGTAGTCCTTCAGAAAGGACAAACCCTTGACGTTGCCGCACTTGGCGGAGAGAAGGCAGGCAACAACAAGCCTGGGCCTACAACGAACATGCGCCCATCAGGCCCGCCACCGGCCCCAAAGAAGAACAAGTAGCCCCACCCTCATCAGATGCCGCCAACGGAACCCCCTGCAGGATACTACTCAGAGGTATCACAATGGGGGACACATCCCGGCAATCTGGCAAAGAAACCCTTCCATTCGTTCATATGAATCAATATGATGCAATCACAGTCACCCCAGTAAGTCGCCAGTCGGGCGCACCAAATAAATCACAACGACCAAAGCCACCGCCCGGTGGCTTTTGGTTTTGGTGTGTTTTCGACGCCGGACATTCGGAACAATCACCGCGACAAGCCTGCACCCAGCCTGCACGATGAGCCGTTCTTTGTCGCAATGACGACGGACATCCCCCGGCTGCACAATGACAATACTAATGACAATGAGGCTCAGGACTGCATCGGCCTCCTCTACTATCCTAATGAGTAGTCATGGATGAAAGGCAGGTTATGACGCGCTTTCAGGACAACCCGGCATCAATGCTTCATTGCGCAAATCGAAGAAAATGTCGAAAACATGATCAAACTGCCCGTATAGGCCCAGATATTGCTTAATCATTGCGCGCATAAATGTAATGGCGCCAGTGGATTAAACGAATTCCTGACCAGATTTGGCCCTAAGAAAATCGTAAAATTAACCGGATAAAAATCAGCCCCTCTCCCTGAAATCGCTATTAATCGGATTGAAAAGCATGGAAAACATAATCGCTTGGTATGCCAAGGCGAGGAGTAACAGACGCAATATCCTGACAAAAACACTGAGAAATACCAGATTTTCCAACCACCTAGCCAAAAAGTAACAATTTGTTGCAAATAGTGCGAAATTAGACGATTCCACAAAAAATAAAGGTAGACTGGGTAACGATGAACGATTCAGGAATGAATTGGAAAATAAGCGTTCACTGATTCTGCCACCAGATCAGTTGCACCATATTCAAACATTTGAGCCCCTGTCTGAAGGTTTCCATCCCACTCATGAACATTTTTGCAAGATTGGTCGGACGACTTTCCGTATCGCGCAAATTGTTGTTGATCTATTTGCTCGATCTGACCGCCGTCATTTTCATCACCTCGATTCTGATCAACGAAAGCTTCATCGCCATCGATTTCGCCCGAAAGGAAATCGTCGGGAATGCTTACATCGATACGGTACGCAAGGCCCTGTTCACGATCGTCGATGTCCACGACGGCAAGAACGCATCAAATATTGCCGAAGTCCGTGAGGCCCTGCAAAACGCCGAGAAGGCCTATGGCGCAAACATGAACACCGCCCAGCTTGCCCATGGGCTGGATGAGGCCCTGGCGGGTCTGACGACGACGAAATCGAGAAATACCGCCAGCAACCACGCGCTCCTCGCCGGTAACAAGCTGCTGGCACATATCGGGGATCAGTCGAACCTCATTCTCGATCCGGATCTGGACAGTTATTACACGATGTCCCTCACGGTACTGCGCTTCCCGGAACTGCTCGAGCAGCTGCTCAATTACGACAGCCCGACCATCGGCGGCGACAAGGCGCAATACCTCATCGCCCAGGGCCGCCTCAGTGCACTGCTGGACGGGATCGACTCCGATTACCACGCTGCCTATGCCGGCAACCCAACCCACATGCTGCCCGGCAAGCTGGATGCCACGCGCATACCATTGCTCACCGACTTGCACAGCCTCCTGCGCGTCGAAGTCAATCAACCTGCCAAGCTCGCCGCCGCACGCAACGCTGCCCTGAAGAGCACGCGGGCTGCCTGGCAGGCTACGGCGGAAAATCTCGACATCCTGCTGCATGCCCGTGTCGAAATGCTTTTCAAACGCATGTGGGAACATCTGAGCATGGCGGCCGCCCTGTTGTTGCTGATCTTGTCTCTCGTGTTCTACGTCGCGCGGCAAATTGCCCTGCCCCTACGGCGGCTCGCGCTGGTTGCCGACCAGGTGCAGGCGACGAATGACTATACGTTGCGGGCCGACTGGCGGAGCGGCGACGAAATCGGTCAACTCGTCACGGGCTTCAACAGGATGCTCGCACAGCTCGATCATGAGCGACTCGTCCAGCAGGAACTCGCCGCCCAAGCTCGCGCCAGCGAAGCGCAACGCGAATTGATCGAGGCGATTCCGATCCCGTTGCTGGTGACTTCGGTCCCGGAACATCAGGTACTCCACATCAACGCCCAAGCCACCACCTGGGTGAAAATAGACCGGGAGGATCCCTGGGCAGATGGACTCGATCGGGTGACCCGGGCAAGGTTCTTTCAACGCTTGGCAGACGAGGCGGCCGTTCACGAGTTCGAGGCACGCTGGAATGGCCCAACCGGTCCGTCCTGGGCCTTGCTGTCCGCCGCACAGT
The Halothiobacillus diazotrophicus DNA segment above includes these coding regions:
- a CDS encoding KilA-N domain-containing protein → MNNLITHTYEGHRYHFRDDGYFNMTKAAKAYGKRLDHFFENASTAAYIEVLQDLFPGIQPIKAKRGNGNLPTVGTWGHPKLAVFFAQWLDTKFELFCSMVIDDILTGKAELTILKPVESSALKMSHSFPEALRLAAELAEQEERLSSPRK
- a CDS encoding MFS transporter; its protein translation is MNELAITVGIILFPGLIAAVIADKISPHTKSWGTFKYSIYSFIFGVSCYVLLQGVLYGFWIPAHYLCPDRLTLSSVTLDVWSLVSTQTFSIRISDVFWATSLSPAVAAITAYIYNKKIINKLASKLGISSKYGDENLFSFYLNSPDIDWVYVRDIPNELTYQGRVLSYSEADDIQELVLRDVTVFDYATSDELYSLPKIYLSKPKGSFIIEAVPPNTLIEVQDGEETNTSQ